The Alistipes finegoldii DSM 17242 DNA segment CATACTTCTTTTGATTTTATCAATGCAAATATAGTGAATTAATCGAGAATATCACCCATCAGATCGTGAGATTCGTCCATCGCCCCGAAGCGCACCCGGCAAATGGCGTTGATGCGCGTCCGGTCGTAGGGGGCCTTCACCCGGCGGTAGCTGCCCGTATAGCCGAACATCATGCCGCCGCGCAGGGTGCTTTCGAACAGCACGGTATCCTCGGAGCCGACGGCTTTGGCGCAGAATGCGCCGTGCAGCCGCCCGCAAAGTTCTTCCAGTTCGGCGACGCGGCGCGTCGCCACCGACGGCTGCACCTTGCCGGGCATATCGACGGCAGGCGTTCCGGGACGCTCCGAAAAAGGAAATATGTGAAGGAAAGCGGGCTTGAGTCCCTCCAGAAAATCGTACGTCGTGCGGAAATCCTCCTCGGTTTCGCCGGGAAAGCCGACGATGACGTCGATGCCGATGAAGGCGTCGGGCATCAGCGCCCGCACGGCGGCGATGCGGTCGGCGAAACGCGCCGTGGTATAGCGGCGGCGCATCAGTCCGAGAATTTTGTCCGAGCCGCTCTGGAGCGGAATATGGAAGTGATGCTGGAATTTAGGTGACGCGGCGCAAAACGCTATGATTTCGTCCGTTAGAAGATTAGGTTCGATGGACGAAATCCGGTAGCGTTCGATGCCTTCGACTTCGTTGAGCGCACGCAGCAGGTCGATGAAACGCTCGCCCGTCGTACGGCCGAAATCCCCCGTGTTGATTCCCGTGATGACGATCTCCTTCTGTCCGGCCGCGGCGATCTGGCGGGCTTCGGCGACGAGGTCCGCGATCGGCATATTGCGGCTGCCGCCGCGGGCATAGTGGATCGTACAGTAGGCGCACTTGTAGTCGCAGCCGTCCTGCACCTTGAGGAAAGCGCGCGTGCGGTCGCCGCTCGAAAAGGCCGCAAAGAACGAAGTGAGCGATTCGGTATCGCAACTGTAGATCTGCGCACGGCCCTTGCCGGAGAGTTCGACCACCCGTTTATATAACATTCCTTTATCATTATTGCTCAGCACGATATCAACACCTTCGATTGCCGCTATTTCCTGCGGTTTGAGCTGCGCGTAACAGCCCGTCACGGCGATGATGGCACCGGGATTGCGGCGGTGGAGTTTGCGGATCAGGTTGCGGCATTTCTTGTCGGCGTGTTCCGTGACCGAACAGCTGTTG contains these protein-coding regions:
- the mtaB gene encoding tRNA (N(6)-L-threonylcarbamoyladenosine(37)-C(2))-methylthiotransferase MtaB → MQQRRVNFHTLGCKLNFSESSTLAREFERGGFVRVAPDAEADICVINSCSVTEHADKKCRNLIRKLHRRNPGAIIAVTGCYAQLKPQEIAAIEGVDIVLSNNDKGMLYKRVVELSGKGRAQIYSCDTESLTSFFAAFSSGDRTRAFLKVQDGCDYKCAYCTIHYARGGSRNMPIADLVAEARQIAAAGQKEIVITGINTGDFGRTTGERFIDLLRALNEVEGIERYRISSIEPNLLTDEIIAFCAASPKFQHHFHIPLQSGSDKILGLMRRRYTTARFADRIAAVRALMPDAFIGIDVIVGFPGETEEDFRTTYDFLEGLKPAFLHIFPFSERPGTPAVDMPGKVQPSVATRRVAELEELCGRLHGAFCAKAVGSEDTVLFESTLRGGMMFGYTGSYRRVKAPYDRTRINAICRVRFGAMDESHDLMGDILD